Proteins found in one Gopherus flavomarginatus isolate rGopFla2 chromosome 18, rGopFla2.mat.asm, whole genome shotgun sequence genomic segment:
- the LOC127036891 gene encoding EKC/KEOPS complex subunit LAGE3-like: MEEAGAAATSLGFTLSIPFPSPLEAQIAHGSLAPDPEPRKGGISKELTVTENFLHVHWKADEARILRVSISSFLDHLSLVIETMEMFGPPVPR, from the exons ATGGAAGAAGCTGGAGCAGCCGCGACTTCGCTGGGCTT caccttgAGCATCCCATTTCCATCCCCCCTGGAGGCCCAAATCGCTCATGGCTCCCTGGCCCCTGACCCTGAGCCCCGCAAGGGGGGGATCAGCAAAGAACTGACGGTGACTGAGAACTTCCTGCATGT GCACTGGAAAGCAGATGAGGCCCGGATCCTGCGTGTTTCCATCAGCTCCTTCCTGGACCATCTCTCCCTGGTGATAGAGACCATGGAGATGTTCGGGCCACCGGTACCCCGCTAG
- the LOC127036358 gene encoding ubiquitin-like protein 4A, protein MLLTVKALQGRGCSLQVSPDERVSTLKRLVSEKLNVPVSQQRLLFKGKALADEHRLSDYSIGPESKLNLVIKPPEKASPEELGHRGPPPPFSTIWHPLGQVLARHFSTADAEKVLEQLQKDYERSLRLLSLDDIERLATRLLHPEVADVMEMGFLD, encoded by the exons ATGCTGCTCACGGTGAAGGCGCTGCAGGGCCggggctgcagcctgcag GTCTCTCCAGATGAGCGCGTCAGCACCCTGAAGCGCCTGGTCTCAGAGAAATTGAACGTCCCAGTCTCTCAGCAGCGGCTGCTTTTCAAGGGCAAGGCCCTGGCAG ATGAGCACCGGCTCTCGGACTATTCCATTGGCCCAGAGTCCAAGCTGAACTTGGTAATCAAGCCGCCGGAGAAGGCTTCCCCCGAGGAGCTGGGACACAGGGGACCCCCGCCACCATTCTCGACCATCTGGCACCCGCTGGGCCAGGTCCTGGCACGGCACTTCAGCACGGCCGATGCGGAGAAGGTgctagagcagctgcagaag gatTACGAGCGGAGCCTTCGCCTTCTGAGCCTGGACGATATTGAGCGGCTGGCCACGCGGCTGCTGCACCCGGAGGTGGCTGATGTGATGGAGATGGGATTCCTGGACTAG